A window of the Bdellovibrio sp. ZAP7 genome harbors these coding sequences:
- the hpt gene encoding hypoxanthine phosphoribosyltransferase: MAQLKEQMVPFITKEEIAELVSELASQIESDYEGKEIIFICPLRGSMHLTADLMRKVDLPQQVDFVYVQAVERGGAIKIVKDISVNIAGKHVLIVEEIIDTGRTLSFLRSRLFASAPASLKIVTLLDKPARRELPIRADYIGKTIDDRYVIGYGMDSEEIGRNYPDIYNMKN, translated from the coding sequence ATGGCACAACTTAAAGAACAAATGGTTCCCTTCATCACTAAAGAAGAAATCGCAGAGCTAGTTTCTGAACTGGCTTCACAAATTGAAAGCGATTACGAAGGGAAAGAAATTATCTTTATCTGCCCTTTGCGCGGTTCCATGCACTTAACAGCGGACTTGATGAGAAAAGTAGATCTTCCTCAGCAGGTTGATTTCGTTTACGTGCAAGCAGTTGAGCGCGGTGGCGCGATTAAAATCGTTAAAGATATTTCCGTGAACATCGCTGGCAAACACGTATTGATCGTTGAAGAAATCATCGATACAGGCCGCACTTTGAGCTTCCTAAGAAGCCGTCTGTTCGCGTCTGCTCCCGCATCTTTAAAAATCGTGACATTGCTTGATAAACCAGCCCGTCGTGAACTACCTATCAGAGCTGACTACATTGGCAAAACAATCGATGATCGTTACGTAATTGGATACGGAATGGATTCAGAGGAAATCGGAAGAAATTATCCTGATATCTATAATATGAAAAACTAG
- a CDS encoding lipopolysaccharide assembly protein LapB has translation MISSLQDDMISEARGYFINGNYKMAEPILNQMLLQNTRNPEVYQMLATIAYDKGQFSKAIKTFKRALEIDPTYTDASVGLSIILNDLGKYDEGKQVFLDAQAQLDKKSGKQDPFVDEKLASKHEELADLYYQYKRYNEALEQLLKAQKLSSRKAEITLRIAEVNVQLNQTERAIKDLKGLIREYPHLIPARLKLGAIYYNSNNIAEATEQWENILIRDPQHPEALRYLKMAQAAGITSIDL, from the coding sequence GTGATCTCTTCTCTTCAAGACGATATGATCTCTGAAGCCCGTGGATATTTTATCAACGGGAACTACAAAATGGCTGAACCCATTTTGAATCAAATGCTTCTGCAAAACACTCGCAATCCCGAGGTTTATCAGATGCTGGCGACGATTGCTTATGACAAAGGCCAATTCAGCAAAGCGATTAAAACTTTTAAGCGCGCTTTGGAAATTGATCCTACTTACACTGACGCCAGCGTGGGGTTGTCGATCATTCTGAATGATCTGGGTAAATACGACGAAGGCAAACAGGTTTTCCTGGATGCACAGGCCCAGTTGGATAAAAAGTCCGGCAAACAAGATCCATTCGTTGATGAAAAACTTGCTTCTAAACACGAGGAATTGGCTGACTTGTACTATCAATACAAGCGCTACAACGAAGCTTTGGAACAACTTTTAAAGGCGCAGAAGCTGTCCAGCCGCAAGGCAGAGATCACTTTGCGTATCGCTGAAGTTAACGTACAGTTAAATCAAACGGAAAGAGCCATCAAAGATTTGAAAGGCCTTATCCGCGAGTACCCGCACCTAATTCCAGCTCGCCTAAAGCTTGGGGCAATCTACTACAACTCAAACAACATTGCTGAAGCCACTGAACAGTGGGAGAATATCCTTATTCGGGACCCACAACACCCCGAAGCTCTTCGTTATCTGAAGATGGCGCAAGCAGCAGGCATTACATCAATTGATTTGTAA
- a CDS encoding outer membrane protein assembly factor BamD: MTLICASGFLLSACSTMEKNSDTPDGAFAIAEEFDKGERYEEAIRRYTEVKNKFPYSNFATKAELAIADVYYKQESFAEAQVAYQMFKELHPTVPNSDYVQFRLGMSYYNQLPSSIDRDLTLANDTIINLSDLIKKYPNSEYVAEAKEKRSATIKMLAEKEDYIGNFYFIREIYDSALKRYEGLYSNYKNLGFDARALSRIVISAKKIGDDPKANKYMAILSSDFPGSSELKQAEKEMK, translated from the coding sequence ATGACACTTATTTGCGCATCAGGATTTTTACTTTCTGCATGCTCCACAATGGAAAAAAACTCTGACACTCCAGACGGTGCCTTCGCTATTGCTGAGGAATTCGATAAGGGAGAACGTTACGAGGAAGCGATCCGTCGTTATACCGAAGTTAAAAACAAATTCCCTTACAGCAACTTTGCGACGAAAGCAGAACTTGCAATCGCAGATGTTTACTATAAGCAGGAATCTTTCGCTGAAGCTCAAGTGGCGTATCAAATGTTCAAAGAACTTCATCCGACAGTTCCAAACTCTGACTATGTTCAATTCCGTTTGGGGATGAGCTACTATAATCAGCTGCCATCTTCTATCGACCGCGATTTAACTTTGGCGAATGATACTATTATCAATCTTAGCGATTTGATTAAGAAATATCCGAACTCTGAGTACGTGGCGGAAGCCAAAGAAAAGCGTTCTGCAACAATCAAAATGCTGGCCGAAAAAGAAGATTATATCGGTAACTTCTATTTCATCCGCGAGATCTATGACAGCGCTTTGAAACGCTATGAAGGTCTTTACTCGAACTATAAAAACTTGGGTTTTGATGCTCGCGCACTTTCACGCATTGTAATTTCTGCGAAAAAGATCGGTGACGATCCAAAAGCAAATAAATATATGGCGATCCTTTCCAGCGATTTCCCTGGCAGCTCTGAATTAAAACAGGCTGAAAAGGAGATGAAGTGA
- a CDS encoding SH3-like domain-containing protein gives MTTRLIVFFFTLVLPTLAWTQDADFAALFKQGTQHYTAKEYEQSRDAFAKALEQDPHNATTLTNLALAQFQLGKKPLAIGLFRKALNSDPELTPARAGLKFALTQMEIKEIPHQIETYESVRAKLLAPVSVIAYLIMTALFLFAAGWILIGFMGQRRRALAEEKALPGFPMIGTFLALCFLVSLTLLSLKMYDQSIVRATVVDDKVSLQSAPGDNQVALLDLYGGMEVIVQNENNDWVQVTYPGSITGWVKKSAVLRTN, from the coding sequence ATGACAACGCGACTCATTGTGTTCTTTTTTACTCTTGTTTTGCCCACTTTAGCTTGGACTCAAGACGCCGATTTTGCTGCGCTCTTTAAGCAAGGAACTCAGCATTACACAGCAAAAGAGTACGAGCAGTCCCGTGACGCATTCGCCAAAGCCCTTGAGCAGGATCCTCATAACGCAACTACACTCACAAACTTGGCTTTAGCCCAGTTTCAATTGGGTAAAAAACCACTGGCGATCGGTTTATTTCGAAAAGCGCTCAATAGCGACCCCGAGTTAACACCAGCCCGAGCTGGACTAAAGTTTGCGTTAACGCAAATGGAAATCAAAGAAATCCCTCATCAAATCGAAACTTATGAGAGCGTTCGCGCAAAACTTTTAGCGCCAGTTTCTGTGATTGCTTATCTGATCATGACGGCTCTTTTCCTCTTCGCAGCGGGATGGATTTTGATTGGATTTATGGGGCAGCGGCGTCGCGCTTTGGCAGAAGAAAAAGCTCTGCCGGGCTTCCCGATGATTGGAACTTTCCTGGCATTGTGCTTCCTGGTTTCACTCACACTTTTGAGCTTAAAAATGTATGACCAATCCATCGTTCGCGCGACAGTTGTGGATGACAAAGTGTCCCTGCAATCTGCTCCGGGCGACAACCAAGTGGCCCTTTTGGATTTGTATGGTGGCATGGAAGTTATTGTTCAAAATGAAAACAATGACTGGGTCCAAGTCACATATCCTGGCTCAATCACGGGTTGGGTGAAAAAATCTGCTGTTCTTCGTACCAATTGA
- a CDS encoding aminotransferase class III-fold pyridoxal phosphate-dependent enzyme yields MSSLVGHQIQQSEKVNSLIKDLVGEVTKLNSSLEGIRAPQDANKEAGKQKIEQTGLLRGRPLHYQYMGSGAGRGPYVELEDGSVKLDLINGIGIHLMGHAHPRVMTAAVRGSLADILNQGNLQPNNEYRLFTEKLVQIASKNSRLKYAWIATCGTMANENAVKISRQKNSPARFIMSFKDAFAGRSTMMAEVTDNPAYKQGLPEYHEVLRVPFYDKRDPKSGEKALAAMKEHVAKHEGNICAFGFEPMLGEGGYQAAPREFFVPLLEYCKSKNIAVWADEVQTFTRTGEYFAFETLGLGQYIDICTIAKTAQIGATLYTEEYNPKPGLIAGTFSGASPCLAAGVEMLNMLSEGFLGPQGRIQQIHKRFIDGINKMNDTTCKGIATDAGGMGLMVAFTPHDGKKDNVNAFLNKLYANGVIAFPCGKDPVRARFLIPAIIQDQDIDIALKVIEKTLLEGV; encoded by the coding sequence ATGAGCTCTCTTGTAGGCCATCAGATTCAGCAATCCGAAAAAGTAAATTCTTTGATCAAAGATCTTGTCGGTGAAGTTACAAAATTAAATTCATCTCTTGAAGGCATTCGTGCCCCGCAAGACGCAAACAAAGAAGCTGGAAAGCAAAAAATTGAACAAACTGGATTGTTGCGTGGTCGTCCATTGCATTACCAATACATGGGTTCAGGCGCAGGACGTGGTCCTTACGTTGAGCTTGAAGACGGCAGCGTAAAACTTGATTTGATCAACGGCATCGGGATTCACTTGATGGGTCACGCACATCCTCGCGTGATGACAGCTGCGGTGCGTGGTTCTCTTGCTGACATTTTGAATCAAGGGAATTTGCAGCCGAACAATGAATATCGCTTGTTTACAGAGAAGCTGGTTCAAATCGCTTCTAAAAATTCACGTTTGAAGTATGCATGGATCGCGACTTGCGGAACTATGGCGAATGAAAACGCGGTTAAAATTTCTCGTCAAAAAAATTCTCCGGCTCGGTTTATTATGTCATTCAAAGATGCCTTCGCAGGTCGTTCAACGATGATGGCAGAAGTAACGGACAATCCAGCTTATAAACAAGGTTTGCCGGAATACCACGAAGTATTGCGCGTTCCGTTCTATGATAAACGCGATCCTAAGTCTGGCGAAAAAGCATTAGCTGCGATGAAAGAACACGTGGCAAAACACGAAGGCAATATCTGTGCATTCGGCTTTGAGCCAATGCTGGGTGAGGGCGGTTACCAAGCGGCTCCGCGTGAGTTCTTCGTTCCACTTTTGGAATACTGTAAATCTAAAAATATCGCAGTATGGGCTGACGAAGTTCAAACGTTCACTCGCACGGGTGAATACTTTGCGTTTGAAACATTGGGCTTGGGTCAATACATCGACATTTGCACAATCGCAAAGACAGCACAAATTGGCGCGACTCTTTACACTGAAGAGTACAACCCAAAACCAGGTTTGATCGCTGGTACTTTCTCTGGCGCTTCTCCTTGTCTGGCTGCTGGTGTTGAAATGTTGAACATGCTTTCTGAAGGCTTCTTGGGTCCTCAAGGTCGCATCCAACAAATTCACAAGCGCTTTATCGATGGCATCAACAAAATGAACGACACAACTTGCAAAGGCATTGCGACTGATGCAGGTGGTATGGGCTTGATGGTAGCTTTCACTCCGCATGACGGTAAGAAAGACAACGTAAATGCTTTCTTAAATAAGCTATATGCGAACGGCGTTATTGCATTCCCGTGCGGTAAAGATCCAGTACGTGCGCGTTTCTTGATCCCGGCAATTATTCAAGATCAAGACATTGATATCGCATTGAAGGTGATCGAAAAAACGCTTCTTGAAGGGGTGTAA